The genomic stretch CAATGCGGCGCGCACGCATATGTACAACGCGGCACGGCGGCTCGCGGAAGCGGGTATTTGCTGAGCTGGGCCGGGTTGGGCGCCATTGGGGCGCCCGCCGCTCACGAATTCTCAAAGGTCAAACATGTCCAGAAATGTCGGTGTCATCGGTCTTGGTGCAATGGGCCTGGGTGTCGCGCGCTCGTTGTTGCGCGCGGGTTTTCGGGTTCATGCGTGCGATCTGCGCAGCCAGGTCCTGCAAGCGTTCGTCGCGGAAGGGGGCGTGGGTTGCGCCTCGCCTGCGGAACTCGGGGCGCAATGCGAAGTGGTCGTCACGCTGGTCGTCAATGCCGCGCAGACCGAAGCGGTGCTGTTCGGTGCACAAGGCGCGGTCGCTGCAATGAAGAAGGGCAGTGTGGTGATCGCCAGCGCGACAGTCGCGCCGGACTTCGCGATCGAACTTGGCAAGCGGATCGAGTCGGCCGGTTTGCAGATGCTCGATGCGCCTGTGTCGGGTGGCGCGGCGCGCGCCGCATCCGGTGAAATGACGATGATGACGTCCGGCCCCGATGCGGCCTATGCCGCGTGCGAGGACGTGCTGGCCGCGATGGCCGGCAAGGTGTATCGCCTCGGTTCGGCGCACGGCGCCGGGTCGAAAGTGAAGATCATCAATCAGTTGCTGGCCGGCGTGCATATCGCGGTGGCCGCCGAGGCGATGGCGCTCGGTTTGCGCGAAGGCGTGGATGCCGATGCGCTGTACGAGGTCATCACGCATAGCGCGGGCAATTCGTGGATGTTCGAGAACCGCGTACCGCACATTCTGAACGGCGATTACACGCCGCTGTCGGCGGTCGATATTTTCGTGAAGGATCTCGGCCTCGTGCTCGATACCGCGCGCCGTTCGAAGTTTCCTTTGCCGCTCTCGGCAGCGGCGCATCAGATGTTCATGATGGCGTCCTCTGCCGGTCACGGTGGTGAGGACGATTCCGCGGTGATCAAGATTTTCCCCGGCATCGACGTGCCGGCGGCGAAATAAGCGCTGGAGCCCGCTATGACCACCCCGTCAAGACGCGCGCTGCTCGGCTGTATCGCCGACGATTTCACCGGCGCCACCGATCTCGCCAACATGCTGGTGCGCGGCGGCATGCGCACCGTGCAGACCATCGGCGTACCCGCGTCGAACGAAGTCATCGAGGCCGACGCGCTGGTCGTCGCGCTGAAATCGCGCACGATTCCCGCTGCCGACGCGGTCGCGCAATCGCTCGCAGCACTCGACTGGTTGCGCGCGCAAGGATGCCGCCAGTTCTTCTTCAAATACTGCTCGACGTTCGATTCGACCGATGCGGGCAACATCGGTCAGGTAACGGATGCGTTGCTCGATGCGTTGTCGCCGGACACGGAAGCAACGGCCTTGACGATCGCCTGCCCGGCGTTTCCTGAGAATGGCCGCACGATCTATCGCGGTCATCTGTTCGTCGGCGATACCTTGCTCAACGAGTCCGGCATGGAAAACCATCCGCTCACGCCGATGCGCGATGCCAACCTCGTACGTGTGCTGCAACGGCAGACCGGGTCGAAAGTCGGCCTGGTGCGTTATGACGCCGTTGCCAAAGGCGTTTCCGCTGTACGCGAAGCGTTCGATGCTTTGCGTAACGACGGCGTGCGGATGGCGATTGCCGATGCGGTGTCGGACGCGGACCTTTACGTACTCGGCGAGGCATGTACCGATTTCGCGCTCGTCACGGGCGGCTCCGGTGTCGCGCTAGGTTTGCCCGGCAATTTCCGCCGTGCAGGATTGCTCGCGGAGCAAACCGACGCCGCGCAGTTGCCTCGAGTCGAAGGATTGTCGGTCGTACTGGCCGGCAGCGCATCCAAAGCGACCAACGCGCAAGTGGCGGCGTGGCGCGAAACGCGGTCTTCGTTCCGCATCGATCCGCTGGCGGTTGCGCGCGGTGAGCCGGTGGTCGAGCAGGCATTGGCGTTCGCCCAGGAGCACTTCGGTAAAGATCAACCAGTGCTGATCTACGCCACTGCCACGCCCGACGAAGTCAAGGCCGTGCAGCGCGAACTCGGTGTCAACGAAGCGGGGCATCTGGTCGAAACGACTTTGGCGTCGATCGCACGCGGCCTGCGCGAGCACGGCGTACGCAAGTTCGTGGTGGCGGGCGGCGAAACCTCGGGCGCGGTGGTGCAGGCACTCGACGTGCACACGCTGCGCATCGGCGCGCAAATCGATCCCGGCGTGCCGGCCACCGCGACGACCGGCGGCGAACCGCTCGCACTGGCGCTGAAATCCGGCAACTTCGGTACGACCGACTTCTTCGAAAAGGCGCTGCGCCATCTCGATGGAGCGGCGCAATGACCGGCACGCCCGCACTCCATACGACGAACGAGGCCAAGGTTCGTGAAGAAATCTGCGTGACCGGCGCGAGTCTCTATCAGCGCGGCTACACCGTGGGCACCGCCGGCAACATCAGCGCGCGTCTCGACGACGGCTGGCTGATCACGCCGACCGATGCGTGCCTGGGCCGGCTCGACCCCGCCGACATCGCCAAAGTCGATCTGGCCGGCAACGCGGTATCCGGCGGCAAGCCCTCGAAGACGCTGGCGCTGCATCGCGGCATCTATGCGCGCAACGGCGAAGCTCGCGGCATCGTCCACACGCACTCGACCCATCTGGTCGCGCTGACGCTAGCCGGCGTCTGGAGCGACCAGGACGTGTTGCCGCCGATCACCCCGTACTACGTGATGAAAGTGGGACACGTCCCCTTGATTCGTTACAAGCGTCCGGGCGATCCACACGTAGCCGGGCAGATCGCCGCGCTCGCCGATACCGTTCGCGCTGTTTTGCTCGAGCGCCTCGGCCCGGTGGTGTGGGAGCGCTCGGTCGCGCAGGCGTCATATGTGCTCGAAGAACTCGAAGAGACCGCGCGCCTGTGGCTGATGACGAACCCGCGGCCCGCGCCGCTCGACGAGGCAGCACTCGAAGAACTGCGCACCGTGTTCGGCGCGCGCTGGTAGAACCCGACGTACACAAAGCCAGGCGCCCCACGCGGCGCATCAGACTATCCATAGAAGGAGACAATGCATGAGTTCCTATCAGACGGCATCGAGCCGCCCCATTGCAGCGGCTGCGGGACAACCTGGCGCTGCTGAAGTCGAACGCACCTATAAGAAAGTGTTCTGGCGCATCGTGCCGTTTCTGATGCTGTGCTACGTGGTTGCGTATCTGGACCGCGTGAATGTCGGTTTCGCGAAGCTGCAAATGTCGCAAGACCTCGCGTTCAGCGAAACGGTGTTCGGCCTCGGCGCCGGCGTGTTCTTTATCGGCTACTTCCTGTTCGAGTTGCCGAGCAACATTCTGATGCACAAGCTCGGCGCGCGTATCTGGATCGCGCGGATCATGATCACGTGGGGCCTGCTGTCCGCGCTGTTCGTGTTCGTCAAGACGCCGATGCAGTTCTACATCTTGCGCTTCATGCTGGGGCTGGCCGAAGCCGGTTTCTATCCCGGCGTGATTCTGTATCTGACATACTGGTTTCCGTCGCATCGGCGCGCGAAGATCATCGCTGTGTTCATGTCGGCGATCCCGGTATCGGGGATTTTCGGCAATCCGCTGTCGGGCTGGATCATGCAGTCGTTCCATAACAACTCGGGTTTCGCGGGCTGGCAATGGATGTTCCTGATCGAGGCGATCCCCGCGATTGCGATCGGCATCGCGACGATCCTGTATCTCGACAACGGCATCTCCAGTGCGAAGTGGCTGAGCGAGCGTGAAAAGCGTTTGCTCACCGATGAAATCGCCGCCGCGCAGCCGCAACAAAAAGCGCAGGCGCACTCGCTCGGCGCGGTGTTCCGCGATCCGCGCACCTGGTGGATGTCGCTGATCTATTTTGCGTTCGTCACCGGGCAATACGGCTTGACGTTCTGGATGCCGACGCTCGTCAAATCGACCGGTGTGAGCGGCGCATTCGAAATCGGCTTGCTGAGCGCGATTCCGTTCCTGTGCGCGATCGTCGTGATGAACCTGATGGGCCATAGCGCGGACAAGCGCCGCGAGCGCCGCTGGCATCTGATCGTGCCGGCGCTGTTCGGCGCGATCGGCTTTACGGTGGCCGCTTCGTTTGCGGACAATACGGTGGTGTCGATCGCGTTTCTCTCGCTGGCGGCGGCGGGCGTGCTGACCTGCGCGCCGCTGTTCTGGTCGCTGCCGACTGCGTTCATGTCGGGCGCGACCGCTGCTGCCGGCATTGCGATCATCAATTCGATCGGCAATCTCGCGGGTTTCGCGAGCCCCTACATGATCGGCTATCTGAAGGATCTCACGCATAGCACGCAGACCGGCATGTATGTGCTGGCCGGCATGCTGGTGATCGGCGCGATTGCCACGTGGCTGACGCCGGCCAGGCTGGTCAATCGCTAAACCGATGTCGCGCGCCGTGCGCCGTTTATGGCGGTTGCCGCGCGCTGATTCAACTGTTTTCAAGGAGTTGCTGCCATGCCTCGCTTCGCCGCCAACCTGACGATGATGTACAACGAGCACGCTTTCCTCGACCGTTTTGCCGCCGCGGCAAAAGACGGCTTCAAAGCGGTCGAGTTTCTGTTTCCGTACGATTTCCCCGCCGCGGATATCAAGGCGCGGCTCGACGGCAACGGTCTGACCCAGGCGCTCTTTAACGCTCCGCCCGGCGACTGGGCCGCGGGCGAACGCGGTATTGCCTCTCTGCCGGGCCGCGAAGATGAGTTCCATCGCAGTGTCGAAACCGCGCTCGATTACGCGCGCGTGCTGGGAAACCGCACGCTGCATGTGATGGCGGGTTTGATCGGCGCGGATCAGCCGCGCGCGCAGCATCGCGAGGTGTATCTGAAGAATCTCGCGTATGCCGCGAAGGCCGCGCAAGCTGAAGGCATCACCGTCGTGATCGAGCCGATCAACACGCGCGATATCCCCGGCTTCTTTCTCAACCGCCAGGACGACGCGCAGGCGATTTGCGCGGAAGTGGCTGCGCCGAATCTCAAGGTGCAGTTCGATTGCTATCACTGCCAGATCGTCGAGGGCGATCTCGCGGTGAAACTCAAGCGCGATATGGCGGGCATCGGCCACATTCAGATCGCGGGCGTGCCTGAGCGCCATGAACCGGACGTCGGTGAATTGAATTACCCGTATCTGTTCGACCTGATCGACACGCTCGGCTATGACGGCTACATCGGTTGCGAATACCGGCCGCGTGCGGGCACCTCGGCAGGCTTGGGCTGGATGAAACCGTATCTGCACAACGCTCGCCAAGAGGAACGAACGACATCATGAAAGTACTGATTACCGGCGGCGCGGGTTTTCTCGGCCAGCGTCTCGCGCGCGAACTGCTGGCGCGCGGTTCATTGAAGGGCGCGGACGGCAAGCCGCAAGCCATTACCGAACTGGTGCTGCTCGACGTGGTGCGCGCGAGCGATTTCGGCGACAGCCGTGTGCGCACGGAAGTGGGCGACATCGCGGAGCCGCGCGTGCTCGAAAGCGTGATCGACGCTAAGACCTCGGCGATTTTCCATCTGGCCGCGATCGTCAGCGGCCAGGCGGAGTCGGATTTCGATCTCGGCATGCGCATCAATCTGGACGCGTCGCGTTTGCTGCTCGAAACGTGCCGGCAGCGCGGACACAAACCACGTGTGCTGTTCACGAGTTCGGTGGCGGTTTACGGCGGCGATCTGCCCGAGGTCGTGCGGAACGACACCGCGTTGAATCCGCAATCGTCGTATGGCGCGCAGAAGGCGATCGCCGAACTCCTGCTCAACGATTACGCGCGGCGTGGTTTCGTCGACGGCCGCGTGCTGCGGCTGCCCACTATCAGCGTGCGGCCGGGCAAGCCGAATGCGGCGGCGTCGTCGTTTGCGAGCGGCATCGTTCGCGAGCCATTGAACGGCGAAGCGGCGGTGTGCCCGGTAGCGGGCGCGACGCGCTTGTGGCTGCTGTCGCCGCGCAAGGCGATCGAAAGCCTGATCGCCGGGCTGGAAATCGATGCAGCCGCGCTCGGCCACCAGCGGGTGCTGAATCTGCCGGGGATTTCGGTGACTGTCGACGAGATGGTCGCGGCACTGCGCGAGGTCGCCGGCGACGAGGTTGCCAGGCGGATCGTCTGGCAACCGGACGCGCGCGTGGAGAAGATTGTCGGCAGCTGGCCGGGGCGGTGGGATACGTCGCGTGCCGAGCGGCTCGGCCTGAGCGGCGACCGCAGTTTCGCCGATGTGATTCGCGGCTATATCGAAGACGAGCGGGTTCAGGTCCGCTGAGAAAATACTCCCCAAGCCTCGTGCCGGTGGTCCTCCACGGGCCGCCATGCTGATTCGAGCGGCACGAGCGCGCCATTTGTCTGATGCTTTGCGCAGGCTGCAAGGCTGCACGTATTCCCTGGTACTGGCGTCGCTTTGCTTGACACGGTTTCCGCCACACGCCTATTATCGAGTCTTAATGTTCGATATATGACCTATTGTTCGTGTAAAGAACAAATGGCCGCGATGTCGAGCCCATGATTCATCATCCTGCGCTAAGCTGATCTGACGTGACGGCCGCCATGCAGCCGTTTTTCGTTGCGCTCGCCTGGGTCGATGCCTTTGCGCATCCAGCCCGCGCCATGCGCAAGCGGCCGGCGCCGCTAGCCGGTAGCAGCGCACGCAGCACACCAACTGGAGACATCACATGACCGAAGCATTCCTGTGCGACGCCATTCGCACCCCGATCGGCCGCTATGCGGGTTCGCTGTCGTCGGTTCGCGCCGACGACCTGGGTGCAGTGCCGCTCAAAGCGCTGATGGAGCGCAACAAGGACGTCGACTGGAACGCGATCGACGACGTGATCTACGGCTGCGCGAACCAGGCCGGCGAAGACAACCGCAACGTCGCGCGCATGTCGCTGTTGCTGGCCGGTTTGCCGCAAGGCGTGCCGGGCTCGACGGTGAACCGCCTGTGCGGGTCGGGCATGGACGCGGTCGGGATCGCCGCGCGTGCGATCAAATCGGGTGAGGCCGCGCTGATGGTGGCCGGTGGTGTCGAAAGCATGAGTCGCGCGCCGTTCGTGATGGGCAAAGCAACCAGCGCGTTTTCGCGCCAGGCCGATATCTTCGACACGACGATCGGCTGGCGTTTCGTCAACCCGTTGATGAAGCAACTCTACGGTGTCGATTCGATGCCGGAAACCGGTGAAAACGTCGCGACCGACTACAACGTCAGCCGTGCCGATCAGGATGCATTTGCGCTGCGCAGTCAGCAGAAGGCGGCCCGCGCGCAACGCGACGGCACGCTCGCGCAGGAAATCGTCGGCGTGACGATTGCGCAGAAGAAGGGCGATCCGATCACCGTTTCACAAGACGAACACCCGCGCGAAACCAGCCTTGAAACGCTCGCCAAACTGAAGGGCGTGGTGCGCGCGGACGGCACGGTGACCGCCGGTAACGCATCGGGTGTGAACGACGGCGCCGCTGCGCTGCTGCTCGCCAACGAAGCCACCGCCAGGCGCTTCGGCCTCACGCCGCGTGCGCGCGTGCTGGGTATCGCAACGGCCGGCGTCGCGCCGCGCGTGATGGGCATCGGCCCGGCGCCCGCCACGCAAAAGCTGATGGCGCGTCTGAACATGACCATCGACCAGTTCGACGTGATCGAATTGAACGAAGCATTCGCATCGCAAGGGCTTGCCGTGCTGCGCGCGCTAGGTGTCGCGGACGACGACGCGCGCGTGAACCCGAACGGCGGCGCGATCGCGCTCGGTCACCCGCTCGGCATGAGCGGCGCACGTCTGGTGACGACGGCCATGTATCAACTGCAACGCACGCAAGGCCGCTTTGCTCTGTGCACGATGTGTATCGGCGTAGGCCAGGGTATTGCGATCGCTATCGAACGCGTGTGAAGCGCTAGCTCTGTGTAGCGAAGGCGGATGCGTCGTCGGACGCGAGCCGCCGTGCTAGCGGTCAGACAGCTGGGTTCATCGAAGCCCG from Paraburkholderia sp. IMGN_8 encodes the following:
- a CDS encoding MFS transporter, with product MSSYQTASSRPIAAAAGQPGAAEVERTYKKVFWRIVPFLMLCYVVAYLDRVNVGFAKLQMSQDLAFSETVFGLGAGVFFIGYFLFELPSNILMHKLGARIWIARIMITWGLLSALFVFVKTPMQFYILRFMLGLAEAGFYPGVILYLTYWFPSHRRAKIIAVFMSAIPVSGIFGNPLSGWIMQSFHNNSGFAGWQWMFLIEAIPAIAIGIATILYLDNGISSAKWLSEREKRLLTDEIAAAQPQQKAQAHSLGAVFRDPRTWWMSLIYFAFVTGQYGLTFWMPTLVKSTGVSGAFEIGLLSAIPFLCAIVVMNLMGHSADKRRERRWHLIVPALFGAIGFTVAASFADNTVVSIAFLSLAAAGVLTCAPLFWSLPTAFMSGATAAAGIAIINSIGNLAGFASPYMIGYLKDLTHSTQTGMYVLAGMLVIGAIATWLTPARLVNR
- the ltnD gene encoding L-threonate dehydrogenase — translated: MSRNVGVIGLGAMGLGVARSLLRAGFRVHACDLRSQVLQAFVAEGGVGCASPAELGAQCEVVVTLVVNAAQTEAVLFGAQGAVAAMKKGSVVIASATVAPDFAIELGKRIESAGLQMLDAPVSGGAARAASGEMTMMTSGPDAAYAACEDVLAAMAGKVYRLGSAHGAGSKVKIINQLLAGVHIAVAAEAMALGLREGVDADALYEVITHSAGNSWMFENRVPHILNGDYTPLSAVDIFVKDLGLVLDTARRSKFPLPLSAAAHQMFMMASSAGHGGEDDSAVIKIFPGIDVPAAK
- a CDS encoding aldolase, yielding MTGTPALHTTNEAKVREEICVTGASLYQRGYTVGTAGNISARLDDGWLITPTDACLGRLDPADIAKVDLAGNAVSGGKPSKTLALHRGIYARNGEARGIVHTHSTHLVALTLAGVWSDQDVLPPITPYYVMKVGHVPLIRYKRPGDPHVAGQIAALADTVRAVLLERLGPVVWERSVAQASYVLEELEETARLWLMTNPRPAPLDEAALEELRTVFGARW
- the denD gene encoding D-erythronate dehydrogenase; this encodes MKVLITGGAGFLGQRLARELLARGSLKGADGKPQAITELVLLDVVRASDFGDSRVRTEVGDIAEPRVLESVIDAKTSAIFHLAAIVSGQAESDFDLGMRINLDASRLLLETCRQRGHKPRVLFTSSVAVYGGDLPEVVRNDTALNPQSSYGAQKAIAELLLNDYARRGFVDGRVLRLPTISVRPGKPNAAASSFASGIVREPLNGEAAVCPVAGATRLWLLSPRKAIESLIAGLEIDAAALGHQRVLNLPGISVTVDEMVAALREVAGDEVARRIVWQPDARVEKIVGSWPGRWDTSRAERLGLSGDRSFADVIRGYIEDERVQVR
- the otnI gene encoding 2-oxo-tetronate isomerase, producing the protein MPRFAANLTMMYNEHAFLDRFAAAAKDGFKAVEFLFPYDFPAADIKARLDGNGLTQALFNAPPGDWAAGERGIASLPGREDEFHRSVETALDYARVLGNRTLHVMAGLIGADQPRAQHREVYLKNLAYAAKAAQAEGITVVIEPINTRDIPGFFLNRQDDAQAICAEVAAPNLKVQFDCYHCQIVEGDLAVKLKRDMAGIGHIQIAGVPERHEPDVGELNYPYLFDLIDTLGYDGYIGCEYRPRAGTSAGLGWMKPYLHNARQEERTTS
- the otnK gene encoding 3-oxo-tetronate kinase produces the protein MTTPSRRALLGCIADDFTGATDLANMLVRGGMRTVQTIGVPASNEVIEADALVVALKSRTIPAADAVAQSLAALDWLRAQGCRQFFFKYCSTFDSTDAGNIGQVTDALLDALSPDTEATALTIACPAFPENGRTIYRGHLFVGDTLLNESGMENHPLTPMRDANLVRVLQRQTGSKVGLVRYDAVAKGVSAVREAFDALRNDGVRMAIADAVSDADLYVLGEACTDFALVTGGSGVALGLPGNFRRAGLLAEQTDAAQLPRVEGLSVVLAGSASKATNAQVAAWRETRSSFRIDPLAVARGEPVVEQALAFAQEHFGKDQPVLIYATATPDEVKAVQRELGVNEAGHLVETTLASIARGLREHGVRKFVVAGGETSGAVVQALDVHTLRIGAQIDPGVPATATTGGEPLALALKSGNFGTTDFFEKALRHLDGAAQ
- the pcaF gene encoding 3-oxoadipyl-CoA thiolase; this translates as MTEAFLCDAIRTPIGRYAGSLSSVRADDLGAVPLKALMERNKDVDWNAIDDVIYGCANQAGEDNRNVARMSLLLAGLPQGVPGSTVNRLCGSGMDAVGIAARAIKSGEAALMVAGGVESMSRAPFVMGKATSAFSRQADIFDTTIGWRFVNPLMKQLYGVDSMPETGENVATDYNVSRADQDAFALRSQQKAARAQRDGTLAQEIVGVTIAQKKGDPITVSQDEHPRETSLETLAKLKGVVRADGTVTAGNASGVNDGAAALLLANEATARRFGLTPRARVLGIATAGVAPRVMGIGPAPATQKLMARLNMTIDQFDVIELNEAFASQGLAVLRALGVADDDARVNPNGGAIALGHPLGMSGARLVTTAMYQLQRTQGRFALCTMCIGVGQGIAIAIERV